The sequence GCGGCGGCGTCGGCGCGCCGCCCCGGGGATCAGGCCAGGCGCGCCTGCAGGTTGTCCGCGAGCGACGCGAGGAACTCCTCGGTCGTCTGGTACGGCTGGTCCGGTCCGACGAGGAGCGCGAGGTCCTTCGTCATCTTGCCGCTCTCGACCGTCGTGATGACGACGTCCTCGAGGGTGTCCGCGAACGTCGCGAGCGCGTCGTTGCCGTCGAGCTTGGCGCGGTGCGCGAGGCCGCGCGTCCAGGCGTAGATCGACGCGATGGGGTTCGTCGACGTGGGCTTGCCCTGCTGGTGCTGGCGGTAGTGGCGCGTGACCGTGCCGTGCGCGGCCTCCGCCTCGACGACCTTGCCGTCGGGGGTGGTGAGCACGCTCGTCATGAGGCCGAGCGAGCCGAAGCCCTGGGCCACGGTGTCGGACTGCACGTCGCCGTCGTAGTTCTTGCAGGCCCAGACGTAGCCGCCCTCCCACTTGAGCGAGGCGGCGACCATGTCGTCGATGAGGCGGTGCTCGTAGGTGAGGCCCGCGGCGTCGAACTGCTCCTTGTACTCGGCCTCGAAGACCTCCTGGAACAGGTCCTTGAAGCGGCCGTCGTAGGCCTTGAGGATCGTGTTCTTCGTGGAGAGGTACACCGGGTAGTTCCGGGCGAGGCCGTAGGAGAGCGACGCGCGCGCGAAGTCGCGGATCGAGTCGTCGAGGTTGTACATGCCCATCGCGACGCCGGATCCGGGGCTCTGGAACACCTCGAACTGCTGCGGCTCCGAGCCGTCCTTCGGCGTGAAGGTCATCGTGAGCGTGCCCTCGCCCTCGAAGCGGAAGTCGGTGGCGCGGTACTGGTCGCCGAACGCGTGGCGGCCGACGATGATCGGCTTGTTCCAGCCGGGCACGAGGCGCGGGATGTTGCTGATGATGATGGGCTCGCGGAAGATCGTGCCGCCCAGGATGTTGCGGATGGTGCCGTTCGGCGAGCGCCACATCTTCTTCAGGCCGAACTCCTCGACGCGCGCCTCGTCGGGCGTGATCGTGGCGCACTTGACGCCGACGCCGTGCTTCTTGATGGCGTTGGCCGCGTCGACGGTGATCTGGTCGTCGGTCTCGTCGCGCTTCTCGATGCCCAGGTCGTAGTACTCGAGGTCGATGTCGAGGTACGGGTGGATGAGCGTGTCCTTGATGGACTGCCAGATGATGCGCGTCATCTCGTCGCCGTCGAGCTCGACGACGGTCCCCTCTACCTTGATCTTCTCCACGAAGTCCTCCTCATGCTCGTCGGTCGCCTCCGTGCGCGTCTCCGTCGGCGCGCGCCGGGTCCGGCTCGTCGCCGGTGGATCCGTCCGCCAGCCTACCCGCCGACCCCTGTCTCTCGACATCGAGACATCGGCGAGGCGGCCCTCGGCGAGGCGCGCGGCCACCTGGTCCGAGGGGGATCCGCCCGATACCCTGTGCCCATGAGCGACATGAGACTCGAAGAGCTGAGCGCCCGCACGATCGTGGCGGCCAACACGCTGACGCTCAAGCCGGGGCAGGAGAACTACGTCGCCCCCGTGTCGCACTCCATCGCCGAGGCGTACGTCAACCCCACCACCGCCTGGCCCCGCGTCGTGATCGAGGACGAGGAGGTCGTCGGCTTCATCATGGGCAACTTCGATCCCGAGGCCCACGAGGAGATCTTCCGCAGCTGCATCTGGCGCATCAACGTCGACGCGGACGCGCAGGGCCACGGCGTCGGCCGCTTCGCCGTGCTCTCCCTCGCCGACGAGGCCCGCTCGCGCGGCTTCGACCGCCTCACCGTGGTGTGGGAGCCGGGCGAGGACGGCCCGGAGGAGTTCTTCACGCACGTGGGCTTCGAGGTCATCGGCGAGACGCAGTACGGCGAGGCCATCGGCGCGCTGGCGCTCTAGCGCGTGGCCGTCTTCGCGACGCCCGGCGAGTTCACCGACCGCGTCCTCGAGGTCGTGGCCGAGATCCCGTCGGGTCGCGTCATGACCTACGGCGACGTCGCGGCCGTCTTCGGCCGCCGCGGCGCCCGCGCCGTCGGCATGGTGATGCGCTACCACGGCTCCGGCCTCCCCTGGTGGCGCGTCCTCCGGGCGGGCGGGCACCCCCCGACCGGCTTGGCCGACGAGGCGCGGCCCCGCTACGAGGCGGAGGGGACGCCGCTCGTCGCGGCGCCGACCGACGCGGGGTACCGGGTCGACCTCGAGGCGGCGCGCTGGTTCCCGTGATCCGCTGACGACCGGCGGCCGCCACCCGTCCGCCGGTCGACCGAGCGCGGATCATGCTCCGGGACCACGGTCGGGGCCTCGCGGCCGACGCGCGGCGCGCCCCGCTCGGCTGGACTGGGAGCATGCCCCGTCCCCGGTCCGCCCACCCGCTCGCCGCCCTCCCGCTCGCCGCTGTCCTCGTGCTCGCCCTCGGCGGCTGCGGCGCGGCGAGCGCCGTCGGCAGCATGACCACCCCGGCGGACGCGCGCGTCTACGCGACGGCGGCGGACGCCGACGGACGCATCCCGCGTGGATCCCCGCCGACGCGACGGACATCCGGATCAAGACGTCGCTCCGCGGGGAGGGCGCCATCCTCGGCTTCCGCTCCGCGACGCCGGCCGACCGGCTGGGCTGCGACGCCGCGCCCGCCGACCCGGCCACGCCCGCCCTGCAGGACACCTGGTGGCCGGATCCGTCGCCCGCCGCCACCATGACGTGCGGCGACGGCTGGCTGGCCGCGGCCGACGGGGACGCCGTGCACGCGTGGCTGCCGAAGGGCTCCCCGGCGCTCGACCTCTGATCGGGCCGGCGCCGGGGCCCGTCAGACCAGCGACTCCCGCCAGGCCGCGTGCAGCTGCGAGAACCGGCCGGTCCCCGCGATGAGGGACTCCGGCGTGCCGTCCTCGACGATGCGGCCCTGCTCCATCACGAGCACCCGGTCGGCGATGGCGACGGTCGACAGCCGGTGCGCGATGATGATCGCCGTCCGGTCCGCGAGCAGCGTGGTGAGCCCCTGCTGCACGAGCCGCTCGCTCGGGATGTCGAGCGAGCTCGTCGCCTCGTCGAGGATCAGCACGGCCGGGTCCGCGAGGAAGGCCCGCGCGAACGAGATCAGCTGGCGCTGCCCCGCCGACACCCGGCCGCCGCGCTTGTTCACGTCGGTGTCGTAGCCGTCCGGCAGCGACTCGATGAAGGTGTGCGCCCCCACCGCCTCCGCCGCCTCCTGGATCTCGCGCCGCGTCGCGTCGGGCTTGCCGATCGCGATGTTGTCGGCCACGGAGCCGGAGAAGAGATACGCCTCCTGCGTCACCATGACGATGGCGCGGCGGAGGTCCTTCGGGTGCAGGTCGCGGAGGTCGATCCCGTCGAGCGCCACGCGGCCGTCGGACGGGTCGTAGAACCGCGAGATGAGCTTCGCCAGGGTGGTCTTGCCCGCACCGGTGGATCCGACGAGCGCGATGGTCTGCCCCGCCGGCAGGTCGAGGTCGAACCGCGGCAGGATCGTCTTGCCCTTCCCGTAGCCGAACTCGACGCCCTCGAAGGAGACGTGGCCCGTGGACTCCCACAGGTCGACCGGCTCCACGGGATCCGGCACGCTCGGCTCCTCCTCGAGCACGCCCGAGATCTTCTCGAGCGCGGCCGACGCCGACTGGTAGCTGTTGTAGAACATCGCCATGTCCTGCGCCGGCCCGAAGAACTGGCGCGTGTAGAGCACGACCGCGAGCAGCGCGCCGATGCCGAGCTGCCCGTCCGCGACGCGGAGGCCGCCGACCAGCAGCACGACCGCCACCGTGACGTTGCCGATGAGGATGAGCCCCGGGTCGAAGACGCCGAACACCTGGATCACCCGCATGTTGGTGTCGCGGTACCCCTCGACGTGCTCGGAGAACTCGTCCGCGTTGCGCTTCTCCTTGCGGAACGCCTTCACCGCGCGGATGCCCGTCATCGTCTCGACGAAGTGCACGATCAGCCGCGCGGACTTCACGCGCGTCTGCCGGAACAGCGCCTGCGACTTCACGGCGAACCA is a genomic window of Clavibacter capsici containing:
- a CDS encoding ABC transporter ATP-binding protein; translated protein: MSVTGVTGEERDDFSRAESKQIRRRSTRLLVSTVQPVKQTLILTAVTILVATAANVAGPALIGIGLDRALPALLDTGDFTGLALVIGAYVLVAITGAVLVAKYQVMSARIAQEILIDLRKRMFLHTQKLSLEFHETYTSGRIISRQTSDLDSIRELLNGGINQLVQGALYMAFTAIALFSFDWVSGLVLLAALVPLFFLSLWFAVKSQALFRQTRVKSARLIVHFVETMTGIRAVKAFRKEKRNADEFSEHVEGYRDTNMRVIQVFGVFDPGLILIGNVTVAVVLLVGGLRVADGQLGIGALLAVVLYTRQFFGPAQDMAMFYNSYQSASAALEKISGVLEEEPSVPDPVEPVDLWESTGHVSFEGVEFGYGKGKTILPRFDLDLPAGQTIALVGSTGAGKTTLAKLISRFYDPSDGRVALDGIDLRDLHPKDLRRAIVMVTQEAYLFSGSVADNIAIGKPDATRREIQEAAEAVGAHTFIESLPDGYDTDVNKRGGRVSAGQRQLISFARAFLADPAVLILDEATSSLDIPSERLVQQGLTTLLADRTAIIIAHRLSTVAIADRVLVMEQGRIVEDGTPESLIAGTGRFSQLHAAWRESLV
- a CDS encoding GNAT family N-acetyltransferase codes for the protein MSDMRLEELSARTIVAANTLTLKPGQENYVAPVSHSIAEAYVNPTTAWPRVVIEDEEVVGFIMGNFDPEAHEEIFRSCIWRINVDADAQGHGVGRFAVLSLADEARSRGFDRLTVVWEPGEDGPEEFFTHVGFEVIGETQYGEAIGALAL
- a CDS encoding NADP-dependent isocitrate dehydrogenase; this encodes MEKIKVEGTVVELDGDEMTRIIWQSIKDTLIHPYLDIDLEYYDLGIEKRDETDDQITVDAANAIKKHGVGVKCATITPDEARVEEFGLKKMWRSPNGTIRNILGGTIFREPIIISNIPRLVPGWNKPIIVGRHAFGDQYRATDFRFEGEGTLTMTFTPKDGSEPQQFEVFQSPGSGVAMGMYNLDDSIRDFARASLSYGLARNYPVYLSTKNTILKAYDGRFKDLFQEVFEAEYKEQFDAAGLTYEHRLIDDMVAASLKWEGGYVWACKNYDGDVQSDTVAQGFGSLGLMTSVLTTPDGKVVEAEAAHGTVTRHYRQHQQGKPTSTNPIASIYAWTRGLAHRAKLDGNDALATFADTLEDVVITTVESGKMTKDLALLVGPDQPYQTTEEFLASLADNLQARLA
- a CDS encoding MGMT family protein: MAVFATPGEFTDRVLEVVAEIPSGRVMTYGDVAAVFGRRGARAVGMVMRYHGSGLPWWRVLRAGGHPPTGLADEARPRYEAEGTPLVAAPTDAGYRVDLEAARWFP